The following coding sequences are from one Nonlabens arenilitoris window:
- a CDS encoding CBS domain-containing protein, which yields MGIKSFVGKRTVQSSSSNQAFQVKDFMTRKLVTFNPDQGITTVMETLLKQRITGGPVVNDKKELVGIISDTDLMHVIGDSRYHNLPVGNRKVSDYMSNQVDTIEADADIFDAATRFLKTGHRRFPVIENGILIGQISRMDVIIAATQLKGEDWQK from the coding sequence ATGGGTATCAAAAGTTTTGTAGGAAAAAGAACAGTCCAGTCAAGTAGCTCAAATCAGGCTTTTCAAGTTAAAGATTTTATGACACGTAAATTAGTCACCTTTAATCCCGATCAAGGTATTACTACTGTAATGGAAACCTTACTTAAACAACGCATTACAGGTGGTCCTGTAGTGAATGACAAAAAGGAGCTAGTAGGTATAATAAGTGACACAGACCTCATGCATGTAATAGGAGATAGTCGCTATCATAATCTACCTGTAGGAAATCGTAAAGTGAGTGATTACATGTCTAATCAAGTAGACACTATCGAGGCAGATGCTGACATTTTTGACGCAGCGACTAGGTTTTTAAAAACAGGTCATAGACGATTTCCTGTAATTGAAAATGGCATATTAATAGGTCAAATCTCTAGAATGGATGTCATTATAGCTGCCACACAACTTAAAGGAGAAGACTGGCAAAAGTAA
- a CDS encoding alkaline phosphatase D family protein produces the protein MKKILLLLLFISSLSIAQESVLQSGPMVGYSDFREALIWVQTKEPAQVKIGYFTGDEDMRFTETISTNADGDFIAKLYPREVIYGAIYTYKLYINDVYVPRDYKLEFQTQTLWQYRTNPPDFKIAIGSCTFINDQKDDRPSPYGGHYEIFNSILSKDPDLMLWSGDNIYLRTPDFLTETGIRYRHKNTRSLPELQALLGSVHHYATWDDHDYGPNDSDRSYVHKKITEKAFNDYWGNLNTNAAGNGGVTQHFPFNDVEFFFLDDRYHRAPNKGVNNDKDYFGKEQLDWLIDALIASNASFKVVVAGGQIISDAAVYENYATYPGERERLLNRLHEERIERVLFISGDRHHTEISKLEREDAYPLIDITCSPLTAGTHQAREEGNTLQIKDLTFYEHNFGIIDVTGPYGNRSLKLTIYDAQGEFVFDYSIKQKDLQYPRN, from the coding sequence ATGAAAAAGATCCTTCTACTCTTACTCTTTATATCAAGTCTCTCAATTGCACAAGAATCTGTACTACAGTCTGGACCTATGGTGGGCTACTCTGATTTTAGAGAGGCGCTTATATGGGTACAAACTAAAGAGCCTGCACAAGTAAAAATAGGATACTTTACCGGTGATGAAGATATGCGATTTACAGAAACGATATCTACTAATGCTGACGGAGATTTTATCGCAAAATTATATCCACGAGAAGTAATTTATGGTGCTATATATACTTACAAGCTTTACATTAATGATGTGTATGTGCCTAGAGATTACAAGTTAGAGTTCCAGACACAGACCTTATGGCAATATCGTACAAATCCGCCAGATTTTAAAATCGCCATAGGTTCTTGCACCTTTATTAACGACCAGAAAGATGATAGACCATCGCCATATGGTGGTCATTATGAGATTTTCAATAGTATATTATCTAAAGATCCTGACCTAATGCTATGGTCTGGAGATAACATCTATTTAAGAACACCTGATTTTTTAACCGAGACAGGCATTAGATACCGACATAAAAACACACGTTCCCTACCAGAGTTACAGGCCTTACTAGGTAGTGTACACCACTATGCCACATGGGATGATCATGATTATGGACCTAATGACTCTGACCGCAGTTATGTACATAAAAAAATCACAGAAAAAGCTTTTAACGATTACTGGGGTAATTTAAACACTAATGCTGCTGGTAATGGTGGTGTCACACAACATTTTCCTTTTAATGATGTTGAATTTTTCTTTCTAGATGATCGCTACCACCGAGCACCTAATAAAGGTGTAAATAATGATAAGGACTATTTTGGTAAAGAACAACTAGACTGGTTGATCGATGCCTTAATTGCTAGCAACGCATCTTTTAAAGTAGTCGTTGCTGGCGGTCAGATCATAAGCGATGCAGCAGTTTATGAAAATTATGCCACCTATCCAGGTGAAAGGGAACGACTTTTAAATCGATTACATGAAGAGCGCATCGAGCGCGTTCTATTTATAAGTGGTGATAGACATCATACTGAAATATCTAAATTAGAACGCGAGGATGCATACCCTTTGATAGATATCACTTGCTCACCATTAACAGCAGGGACTCACCAAGCTAGAGAAGAAGGTAATACTTTGCAAATAAAAGACTTAACCTTCTATGAACATAACTTTGGCATTATAGACGTTACTGGACCGTACGGAAACAGATCTTTAAAGTTGACTATATATGATGCTCAAGGAGAGTTCGTTTTTGATTATTCTATCAAGCAAAAAGATTTGCAGTATCCTAGAAATTAA
- a CDS encoding ATP-dependent zinc protease, with the protein MVSKKKLIIGRTDRADFPKLEIENLDIKIDTGAYTSSIHCTDIVEENGILLATLLDEAHEQYHGKQMKFEEYEITSVRSSNGTSELRYEVQANIRLFSKLWKISLTLSNREQMRYPVLIGRKFLSSKFIVDPELQDVSYLQGLHEN; encoded by the coding sequence ATAGTGTCTAAAAAGAAACTTATAATAGGTCGCACTGATCGTGCAGACTTCCCTAAACTTGAAATCGAGAATCTCGATATTAAAATTGATACAGGAGCTTACACTTCAAGTATCCATTGTACTGATATTGTTGAAGAAAATGGAATACTGCTCGCTACATTATTAGATGAGGCGCACGAGCAATATCACGGTAAACAAATGAAGTTTGAAGAGTATGAAATTACTAGTGTGCGCAGTAGTAATGGAACCTCTGAATTAAGGTATGAAGTGCAGGCTAATATTAGATTGTTTAGTAAGTTGTGGAAAATTTCATTAACTCTTAGTAATAGAGAACAAATGAGGTATCCTGTGCTAATAGGTCGTAAGTTTTTATCTTCTAAATTCATAGTTGATCCTGAATTACAGGATGTTTCTTATCTTCAAGGCCTACATGAAAATTAA
- the rimK gene encoding 30S ribosomal protein S6--L-glutamate ligase yields the protein MKINILSRGKTLYSTQRMVEEAEAAGHIVKVIDPLKCDIKLERQKPSVYYKGEKLDKPDAIIPRIGASITFYGTAIVRQFEAMNCFTTVSSQALVRSRDKLQSLQRLSSAGVGMPKTVFTNFGKHTDAILKMVDGPPVVIKVLEGTQGIGVNLAEDFDSAQTILEAYNTMQSRVIVQEFIKEAGGADLRAFVVGNRVVGAMKRQAMEGEFRSNLHRGGTAKQIKLSRDEELTAIGAAKSLGLGVCGVDLLQSARGPLVLEVNSSPGLEGIEGATNHNIAREIIKFIEQSV from the coding sequence ATGAAAATTAATATACTCTCACGCGGTAAAACGCTATACAGCACACAAAGAATGGTAGAAGAGGCAGAAGCCGCTGGCCATATAGTAAAGGTTATTGACCCTTTAAAGTGTGATATAAAATTAGAAAGACAGAAACCTAGCGTTTATTATAAAGGTGAAAAGCTAGATAAACCAGATGCTATCATACCACGTATAGGTGCTTCTATAACTTTTTATGGTACTGCCATTGTACGACAATTTGAGGCTATGAATTGTTTTACTACTGTTAGTTCACAGGCTTTAGTACGTAGTAGGGATAAATTACAAAGTTTACAACGCTTATCAAGTGCTGGTGTAGGTATGCCTAAGACTGTTTTTACAAACTTCGGTAAACATACAGATGCCATATTAAAGATGGTTGATGGGCCACCTGTTGTCATTAAAGTATTAGAAGGAACTCAAGGTATAGGTGTTAATCTAGCAGAAGATTTTGATAGTGCACAGACTATTCTAGAAGCTTACAATACCATGCAATCTAGAGTTATCGTTCAAGAATTTATTAAAGAAGCTGGCGGTGCTGATTTAAGAGCCTTTGTTGTAGGTAACCGCGTTGTGGGTGCCATGAAGCGTCAGGCAATGGAAGGCGAGTTTAGATCAAACTTGCATCGAGGTGGCACGGCAAAACAGATTAAGCTATCAAGAGATGAAGAGTTAACAGCAATAGGTGCTGCAAAGTCACTAGGTCTAGGAGTTTGTGGTGTAGACTTATTACAAAGTGCTAGAGGACCTTTAGTACTAGAAGTAAATTCTTCTCCAGGATTAGAAGGTATTGAAGGAGCTACTAATCATAATATTGCTCGTGAAATTATTAAGTTTATAGAGCAAAGTGTATAA
- a CDS encoding succinylglutamate desuccinylase/aspartoacylase family protein, which produces MSLRIINILDTEIKPGHNYKLNFNKAKLYTSTTIEVPVIINRARKAGPVVLLTGGLHGDEINGIEVVRQIIAKGYNRPQSGTIICMPVLNIFGFLNMKREFPDGRDLNRSFPGYKSGSLAGRFAHQFVNEILPHVDIVMDFHTGGAQRFNAPQMRVDSNYEKSLQLAQIFKAPFLIHSGKLKGTLRHTCMELGKAYLLYEGGKSFESDKHIVKVGVQGVKRVLRHLDMLDESIESPPDAPESIVVKSTKWLRASYSGLFHPKVPYGKLVEKGEYIATITDPYGSFRHKVKSNQTGYIINVNQSPMVYQGDAIFHITAHHGEESTQE; this is translated from the coding sequence ATGTCTTTAAGAATTATAAATATACTAGACACAGAAATAAAGCCTGGACATAATTATAAGCTAAATTTCAATAAGGCAAAACTGTATACTTCAACAACCATTGAAGTACCTGTTATTATTAATAGAGCACGTAAAGCAGGACCTGTAGTTTTGTTAACTGGTGGGCTGCACGGTGATGAGATCAATGGTATTGAGGTAGTGCGTCAGATTATTGCCAAGGGTTATAATAGACCACAATCCGGCACTATAATATGTATGCCCGTGCTTAATATTTTTGGGTTTCTCAATATGAAAAGAGAATTTCCAGATGGACGTGATTTAAATAGGAGTTTTCCAGGATATAAGTCAGGATCTCTTGCAGGTAGATTTGCGCATCAATTTGTGAATGAAATATTACCACATGTAGATATTGTAATGGATTTTCATACGGGTGGAGCACAACGTTTTAATGCTCCACAAATGCGTGTAGATTCTAACTATGAAAAATCATTGCAGCTAGCTCAAATTTTCAAGGCTCCATTTCTTATTCATAGTGGTAAATTAAAAGGTACTCTTAGACATACTTGTATGGAACTAGGAAAGGCTTATTTACTTTATGAAGGTGGTAAATCATTTGAAAGTGATAAACACATTGTTAAAGTAGGTGTACAAGGAGTAAAAAGAGTCTTGCGCCATCTGGACATGCTAGATGAGTCAATTGAATCACCGCCAGATGCGCCAGAGAGTATTGTGGTAAAAAGCACAAAATGGTTACGGGCGTCTTACTCTGGATTATTTCATCCCAAGGTGCCTTATGGCAAATTAGTTGAAAAAGGAGAATACATTGCGACAATTACTGATCCTTATGGTTCTTTTAGACACAAGGTTAAGTCTAATCAGACAGGATATATCATTAACGTTAATCAAAGCCCGATGGTTTATCAAGGTGATGCAATTTTCCATATAACTGCCCATCATGGAGAAGAAAGCACTCAGGAATAA
- a CDS encoding 5-formyltetrahydrofolate cyclo-ligase gives MEKKALRNKYKQLRLNLSPQEVEDYSLQIANKLLTLDIWDFKMYHLFLSIEKQKEVQTDFLLHILQGKDKNVVISKSDFIDYSMSHYLLTDDTRIITNNYGIPEPDGMGISIDENQLDVVFVPLLVSDSIGNRVGYGKGFYDRFLKKCRPTVLKVGLSFVKPLDYQIKTNPNDIPLDMLVCPDKIYDFRQ, from the coding sequence ATGGAGAAGAAAGCACTCAGGAATAAGTATAAACAATTACGATTAAATTTAAGTCCTCAAGAAGTTGAAGACTATAGTTTACAAATCGCCAATAAGTTGTTAACTCTAGATATTTGGGATTTTAAAATGTATCATCTCTTTTTAAGTATTGAAAAACAGAAAGAGGTACAAACAGATTTCTTACTTCACATTCTTCAAGGAAAAGATAAGAATGTTGTTATATCAAAAAGTGATTTTATAGATTACAGCATGAGTCATTATCTATTGACTGACGATACTCGTATTATTACTAATAATTATGGAATTCCTGAGCCAGATGGTATGGGCATTTCTATAGATGAGAATCAACTAGATGTTGTTTTTGTACCATTGCTAGTTAGTGATTCTATAGGCAATAGAGTAGGATACGGAAAAGGATTTTATGATAGATTTTTGAAAAAGTGTCGACCAACGGTATTAAAGGTAGGTTTATCTTTTGTTAAGCCTTTAGATTATCAAATTAAAACTAATCCTAATGATATCCCATTAGATATGCTGGTCTGTCCTGATAAAATTTACGATTTTAGGCAATAA